Proteins encoded together in one Urocitellus parryii isolate mUroPar1 chromosome 3, mUroPar1.hap1, whole genome shotgun sequence window:
- the Asphd2 gene encoding aspartate beta-hydroxylase domain-containing protein 2: protein MVWVPLGPQRTERLIWLHTPSNKSPKMSLEWLVAWGWSLDGLRDCVATGIQSVRDCDSTAVVTVACLLVLFVWYCYHVGREQPRPYVSVNALMQGAEAHGLQNGFAYCQAPECVRCTHEGLNQKLYHNLQEYAKRYSWSGMGRIHKGIREQGRYLSSRPSIQKPEVFFLPDLPTSPYFSREAQKHDVELLERNFQTVLCEFEALYKAFSNCSLPQGWKLNSTPSGEWLTFYLVNQGVCVPRNCRKCPRTYRLLGSLRTCIGNNVFGNACISVLSPGTVITEHYGPTNIRIRCHLGLKTPSGCELVVGGEPQCWAEGRCLLFDDSFLHTAFHEGSAEDGPRVVFMVDLWHPNVAAAERQALDFIFAPGR from the exons ATGGTGTGGGTGCCCCTGGGACCCCAGAGGACTGAACGTCTGATCTGGCTTCACACCCCCAGTAACAAGTCCCCCAAGATGTCGCTCGAGTGGCTGGTAGCCTGGGGTTGGTCACTGGACGGCCTCAGGGACTGCGTGGCCACCGGCATCCAGTCGGTGCGGGACTGCGACAGCACGGCCGTGGTCACCGTGGCCTGCCTGCTGGTCCTGTTCGTGTGGTACTGTTACCACGTGGGCAGGGAGCAGCCGCGGCCCTACGTGTCGGTGAACGCGCTCATGCAGGGCGCCGAGGCGCACGGGCTGCAGAATGGCTTCGCCTACTGCCAGGCGCCCGAGTGCGTGCGCTGCACCCACGAGGGCCTCAACCAGAAGCTCTACCACAACCTGCAGGAGTACGCCAAGCGCTACTCGTGGTCCGGCATGGGCCGCATCCACAAGGGCATCCGCGAGCAGGGCCGCTACCTCAGCAGCCGGCCCTCCATCCAGAAGCCCGAGGTCTTCTTCCTGCCCGACCTGCCCACCTCGCCCTACTTCTCCCGGGAAGCGCAGAAGCACGACGTGGAGCTGCTCGAGCGGAACTTCCAGACCGTCCTGTGCGAGTTCGAGGCCCTCTACAAGGCCTTCTCGAACTGCAGCCTCCCGCAGGGCTGGAAGCTCAACAGCACCCCCAGCGGGGAGTGGCTCACCTTTTACTTGGTCAATCAGGGGGTTTGCGTCCCCAGGAACTGCAGGAAGTGCCCACGGACGTACCGCTTGCTCGGAAGCCTTCGGACCTGTATTGGGAACAATGTTTTTGGAAATGCGTGCATCTCCGTGCTGAGCCCCGGGACTGTGATCACGGAGCACTACGGGCCCACGAACATCCGCATCCGGTGCCACTTAG GGCTCAAGACTCCGAGCGGCTGTGAGCTGGTGGTGGGGGGCGAGCCCCAGTGCTGGGCCGAGGGCCGCTGCCTGCTCTTCGACGACTCCTTCCTACACACCGCGTTCCACGAAG GGTCGGCAGAGGATGGCCCCCGGGTGGTCTTCATGGTGGACTTATGGCATCCGAACGTGGCAGCAGCCGAGCGGCAGGCCCTTGACTTCATCTTCGCTCCTGGGCGATGA